The following is a genomic window from Oncorhynchus nerka isolate Pitt River unplaced genomic scaffold, Oner_Uvic_2.0 unplaced_scaffold_7687, whole genome shotgun sequence.
CAGTTGTTGCTCTGTTGTTGAACCTCCTGTAGCTCTCTGCTCTGTTGTTGACCGTCCTGTAGCTCCCTGCTCTGTTGTTCACCCTCCTGtagttccctgctctgttgttgACCCTCCTGTAGCTTCCTGATCTGTTGTTGAACCTCCTGTAGctccctgctctgttgttgaacctcctgtagctccctgctctgttgttgaacctcctgtagctccctgctctgttgttgaacctcctgtagctccctgctctgttgttgaacttcctgtagctccctgctctgttgttgaacctcctgtagctccctgctctgttgttgaacctcctgtagcctcctgctctgttgttgaccctcctgtagctccctgctctgttgttgaccctcctgtagctccctgctctgttgttgaacctcctgtagcttcctgctctgttgttgaacctcctgtagctccctgctctgttgttgaccctcctgtagctccctgctctgttgttgaccctcctgtagctccctgctctgttgttgaaCCTCCTGTAGTTCCATGCTCTGTTGTTCACCCTCCTGTAGCTCCCTGCTCTGTTAATGACCCTCCTGtagttccctgctctgttgttgaccctcctgtagctccctgctctgttgttgaCCCTCCTGTAGCTCCCTGATCTGTTGTTGAACCTCCTGTAGCTCTCTGCTCTGTTGTTGAACCTCCTGTAGCTCTCTGCTCTGTTGTTGACCCTCCTGtagttccctgctctgttgttgACCCTCCTGTAGCTCTCTGCTCTGTTGTTGAACCTCCTGTAGctccctgctctgttgttgaacctcctgtagctccctgctctgttgttgaccctcctgtagctccctgctctgttgttgaacctcctgtagttccctgctctgttgttgaacctcttgtagctccctgctctgttgttgaccctcctgtagctccctgctctgttgttcaccctcctgtagctccctgctctgttgttgaacctcctgtagctccctgctctgttgttgaccctcctgtagctccctgctctgttgttgaaCCTCCTGTAGCACCCTGCTCTGTTGTTGACCCTCCTGtagttccctgctctgttgttgaccctcctgtagctccctgctctgttgttgaCCCTCCTGTAGCTCCCTGATCTGTTGTTGAACCTCCTGTAGTTCTCTGCTCTGTTGTTGAACCTCCTGTAGCTCTCTGCTCTGTTGTTGACCCTCCTGTAGCTCTCTGCTCTGTTGTTGAACCTCCTGTAGctccctgctctgttgttgaaactcctgtagctccctgctctgttgttgaccctcctgtagctccctgctctgttgttgaacctcctgtagttccctgctctgttgttgaacctcttgtagctccctgctctgttgttgaccctcctgtagctccctgctctgttgttcaccctcctgtagctccctgctctgttgttgaacctcctgtagctccctgctctgttgttgaccctcctgtagctccctgctctgttgttgaacctcctgtagcaccctgctctgttgttgaccctcctgtagctccctgctctgttgttgaacctcctgtagctccctgctctgttgttgaacctcctgtagctccctgctctgttgttgaccctcctgtagctccctgctctgttgttgaacctcctgtagcaccctgctctgttgttgaccctcctgtagctccctgctctgttgttgaacctcctgtagctccctgctctgttgttgaaCCTTCTGTAGTGCACTGCTCTTCTGACCACTGTTTGGTAGTTCTCTGCTCTGCTGTTGTCTGCTCTGCTCTTTGATGCCTATCAATACCACAATTTTAAATGAATTAGCTACATCATTCAGTGGCAATTTAGAATGTTAATccatttcagtacttcagcattgCCATTTTCATATCAACAATTTATATTTTGGAAAGAAATCCGGAGCTGCCTAAACACTGCCATTTTCCTTATCATTATGTTCCTGGTCTGAGCTGTCACTGGCCACTCTTctttaaagcccagctctgtggagtgtacgcattaaagtggtcctatggacagatactccaaactccgctttgcagctccttcagggttatctttggtctctttgttgcctctctgattaatgccctccttgcctggtctgtgagttttggtgggcaaccctctcttggcaggtttgttgtggtgccatattctttccatttgatttattatggatttaatggtgctccgtgggatgttcaaaatgTTCtgctatttttttataacccaaccctgatctgtacttctccaaaaCGTTGTCCCTGACCtatttggagagctctttggtcttcatggtgccgcttgctcgGTGGTACTACTTGCTTAGTGATTTTGAAGACTCTGGGGCCtatcagaacaggtgtatatacgtatactgagatcatgtgacagagcatgtgacatttagattgggacttctgaaggtaattggttgcaccagatcttatttaggggcttcatagcaaaggtgaatacatatgcatggaccacttttacatttaaaaaaatatatatttaataaataaTGTTTTTCATTTTACTTCACAAATTtcgactattttgtgtatgtccattacatgaaatccaaataaaaacccatttaaattacaggttgtaatgcaacaaaatacgaaaaatgccaagggggatgaatgctTTTGCAATGCACTGTAGATGTTCAGTCTCACCTGTCCTCAGCTTTTCTCCACAGAACAAAGAACCAATATGTAATTTATAACCCCCCATCCTAACCTGGGGTTGACCAATCAGAAGTCCTTGCAGTACAactgggccaatggccaaataacaaggATCCTGCTCCGGACTCAATGTACAGACCGTAGCACACGTAGCTCTGAGTTCAGGAGTGACATTCCAAAGATTCTAAACAGCTGTTGAACTGAAACCCAACTCCTATTTACATTGACAATTCCCTATTGCCCGTTAGTActctcatcctctcatcatctatgttgtgtatttatcttcaaaaTATTCTTACACTAGCAGTAACCTTGCTGATGACACGATAGCTAGTAGTTAGCTAGCAACTGCCACGCACATCTGATCAATCTGTTcaatttagctagctacctagccatTTC
Proteins encoded in this region:
- the LOC135566075 gene encoding putative mediator of RNA polymerase II transcription subunit 26 → QEGEQQSRELQEGQQQSRELQEVQQQSRELQEVQQQSRELQEGQQQSRELQEFQQQSRELQEVQQQSRELQEGQQQSRELQEVQQQSRELQEVQQQIRELQEGQQQSRELQEGQQQSRELQEGQQQSRVLQEVQQQSRELQEGQQQSRELQEVQQQSRELQEGEQQSRELQEGQQQSRELQSRELQEGQQQSRELQEVQQQSRELQEVQQQSRELQEGQQQSRELQEGQQQSRELQEVQQQSRELQEVQQQIRELQEGQQQSRELQEGQQQSRELQEGH